One Halosegnis longus DNA window includes the following coding sequences:
- a CDS encoding transcription initiation factor IIB, translating into MTDSFTTPKVHQESSPEEHDETDEEEQNNLSGKTCPECSGRIVHDEAQAETHCEDCGCVVESDKIDRGPEWRAFDSREKNDRSRVGAPQTQQLHDRGLSTVIDWRDEDAYGQSLSSRQRKKMQRLRTWDERFRTKDSQERNLKQALGEINRMASALGCPDPIRETTSVLYRQAVKNDMLRGRSIEGMATAALYAGSRLENAPRTLDEVAAVSRVDKIEIERTYRYLADELELKMAPTNPESYIARFASELGCPDETERRSRKLIQAAVKAGVHSGRNPVGIAASALYAAAKLTNQDVIQDDLSKIANVSKVTIRNRYTEILEAADEMSSE; encoded by the coding sequence ATGACTGATTCATTTACCACGCCAAAGGTTCATCAAGAAAGCTCTCCAGAAGAACACGACGAGACGGACGAGGAAGAGCAGAATAACCTGTCGGGCAAAACGTGTCCAGAGTGCAGTGGACGTATCGTCCACGACGAGGCACAGGCCGAAACTCACTGTGAAGACTGTGGTTGCGTAGTTGAATCAGATAAGATTGATCGCGGACCTGAATGGCGTGCGTTCGATTCGCGCGAAAAGAATGACCGGTCACGGGTTGGGGCTCCTCAAACCCAGCAATTACACGATCGTGGCCTATCGACGGTTATCGACTGGCGAGACGAAGACGCGTATGGACAGTCGCTTTCGTCTCGTCAGCGAAAGAAAATGCAACGCCTCCGGACATGGGATGAGCGATTCCGGACAAAAGACAGCCAAGAACGGAATCTAAAACAGGCGCTGGGAGAGATCAACCGGATGGCCTCCGCGCTTGGATGCCCCGATCCGATCAGGGAAACGACGAGTGTGTTATATCGGCAGGCGGTAAAAAACGACATGCTCCGGGGCCGGTCGATCGAGGGGATGGCGACAGCAGCCCTCTACGCCGGATCACGTCTGGAGAATGCACCCCGGACACTCGATGAAGTTGCTGCCGTGAGTCGTGTGGATAAAATCGAGATAGAACGCACCTATCGCTATCTGGCAGACGAGCTCGAACTGAAAATGGCGCCAACGAACCCTGAATCATACATTGCTCGGTTCGCTTCCGAGCTGGGGTGTCCCGATGAAACGGAACGTCGAAGCCGTAAACTGATTCAAGCTGCCGTTAAAGCGGGTGTTCACAGTGGGCGAAACCCTGTCGGGATTGCAGCATCAGCGCTGTATGCGGCTGCCAAACTCACAAATCAAGACGTCATCCAAGATGATCTGTCCAAAATCGCTAATGTGAGTAAGGTCACGATTCGGAATCGGTACACAGAAATCCTCGAAGCGGCAGACGAGATGTCAAGCGAGTGA
- a CDS encoding energy-coupling factor ABC transporter ATP-binding protein codes for MHDVDFSVYPDEVVALVGGNGAGKSTLLEHLNATLVPDDGDLVVNGTPITEDNAAHARREVGFVFQDADTQLVAPTVLDDVMFGLQNYGVPGDEARARAREALATVDASHLEDRIPHYLSGGEKRLVGLAGVLVLEPSVVVLDEPLAGLDPERSQLVAERIQQIHEDGISVVLSTHDLEFAAEVADRVCVMADGNVVGSGTPRAVFYNNALLADANLHPPSAVRVARDAGLGTTAQPVTEADLVSLLTEVNNLEATPTPSPDGSRHD; via the coding sequence ATGCACGACGTCGACTTCTCGGTGTACCCCGACGAAGTCGTCGCACTCGTCGGCGGCAACGGCGCCGGGAAGTCGACACTCCTCGAACACCTCAACGCGACACTCGTTCCCGACGACGGCGATCTCGTCGTCAACGGCACCCCAATCACCGAAGATAACGCGGCACATGCGCGGAGAGAAGTCGGCTTCGTCTTCCAGGACGCCGATACGCAACTCGTCGCGCCCACGGTCCTCGATGACGTGATGTTCGGCCTCCAGAACTACGGCGTCCCCGGTGACGAAGCGAGAGCGCGCGCTCGTGAGGCGCTCGCGACCGTCGACGCGAGCCACCTCGAAGACCGAATCCCACACTACCTGAGCGGTGGCGAAAAGCGCCTCGTTGGCCTCGCTGGCGTGCTCGTCCTCGAACCAAGTGTGGTCGTGCTGGACGAACCGCTCGCAGGGCTCGACCCCGAGCGGTCCCAACTGGTCGCCGAGCGAATCCAGCAGATTCACGAGGACGGTATCAGCGTCGTCCTCTCGACGCACGATCTCGAATTTGCCGCTGAAGTCGCAGACCGAGTCTGTGTGATGGCCGACGGCAATGTCGTTGGAAGCGGAACGCCCCGAGCGGTGTTCTACAATAACGCGCTGTTGGCAGACGCGAACCTGCATCCCCCGAGTGCAGTGCGTGTTGCTCGTGATGCAGGGCTTGGGACGACGGCACAGCCGGTGACTGAAGCAGATCTCGTGTCGCTCCTCACAGAAGTCAACAACCTGGAAGCCACACCGACACCCTCACCAGATGGTAGCAGACACGACTGA
- a CDS encoding RNA-guided endonuclease InsQ/TnpB family protein: MAIKVTRTYVGSIQNQRQVRDGLDSLGDSASKIWNVARWTADRIWDETGEIPDEGTLKAYMKNRECWKDLNAQSSQKVIEELSDAFQSWFELRHKDGEANPPGYRKHSDRRPRSTVTFKEDGFKHDPETNRVRLSKGSNLKEHFSDFILCEYQTRPDVDLSEVNSVQNVRAVWNGGEWELHFVCKVNLETNDSAGDGVAGIDLGITNIATVAFPNEYVLYPGNSVKQDKHYFKRAEYDTEGENGPSEKSMWARRKLTERETHFYHVLSDAIITECVERDVGTLAVSWPEKVRDSDWGKTGNKKLHTWAFDRIYQYLDYKGEIRGVEVRKENEWNTSKTCSRCGDATKSNRKHRGLYVCSSCGLVGNADCNGAENMRQKITPSPHGEDRSNGCVAQPSTHLFDRESGTFTTREQVVS, from the coding sequence ATGGCGATTAAGGTCACGCGAACCTACGTTGGGTCCATTCAGAACCAGCGACAGGTACGCGATGGCCTCGATTCGCTCGGAGACTCTGCCTCGAAGATATGGAACGTCGCACGCTGGACAGCCGACCGAATCTGGGACGAAACAGGCGAAATCCCAGACGAAGGAACGCTCAAAGCGTACATGAAGAACCGGGAGTGCTGGAAAGACCTGAACGCACAATCCAGTCAGAAAGTCATCGAAGAACTTTCCGACGCTTTCCAGTCGTGGTTCGAACTGCGACACAAAGACGGCGAGGCGAATCCGCCCGGCTACCGCAAACACAGCGACAGACGACCCCGAAGTACAGTCACGTTCAAAGAAGACGGGTTCAAACATGACCCAGAGACCAATCGGGTTCGACTCTCGAAAGGCTCCAATCTGAAAGAGCATTTCTCGGACTTCATCCTCTGTGAGTATCAGACTCGTCCCGACGTTGACCTCTCAGAAGTCAACTCGGTGCAGAACGTTCGTGCCGTCTGGAATGGTGGGGAGTGGGAACTGCACTTCGTCTGCAAAGTCAACCTCGAAACCAACGACTCAGCGGGCGACGGCGTGGCAGGTATCGACCTCGGTATCACGAACATCGCTACAGTCGCGTTCCCTAACGAATACGTCCTATACCCCGGCAACTCAGTTAAGCAGGACAAACACTACTTCAAGCGTGCTGAATACGATACGGAAGGTGAGAACGGCCCATCTGAAAAGTCGATGTGGGCGCGTCGAAAACTCACAGAGCGCGAGACGCACTTCTACCACGTCCTCTCAGACGCAATCATCACAGAATGTGTCGAGCGCGATGTTGGAACGCTCGCGGTGAGCTGGCCCGAGAAGGTTCGTGACTCAGACTGGGGCAAGACGGGCAATAAGAAGTTGCATACGTGGGCGTTCGACCGTATCTACCAGTACCTTGACTACAAAGGCGAGATTCGCGGTGTCGAGGTACGGAAAGAGAACGAGTGGAACACCTCGAAAACGTGTTCACGATGTGGTGACGCCACGAAGTCGAACCGCAAACACCGTGGGTTGTACGTCTGCTCGTCGTGCGGGTTAGTCGGGAACGCGGATTGCAACGGGGCGGAAAACATGCGTCAGAAGATAACTCCGAGTCCTCACGGCGAGGATAGGAGTAACGGCTGTGTGGCACAGCCCTCGACACACCTATTCGACCGCGAGAGCGGGACGTTCACCACGAGAGAACAGGTCGTGTCGTAG
- a CDS encoding elongation factor 1-alpha C-terminal domain-related protein, giving the protein MGNLEDRNIKNRIQRSVEPHFSDMDHVQQQWFLQQEDDSSVSRADPVRLVVEDIYSVPGIGTIASVEIHNGTVSVGDEVVFQPSDANGKIKSVNEHSDKIPENIPFDNTLVGIRGLRKEEFNCGDVGGPADSPPSVVKRFQAQIAVKQHPSVLTEGYTPDFQIHTSRTACAIESIDWKLDPSSGDIRDAGVDDPDYIQAGDSALVTVRPQRPISVETATTVPELGVFTVHDMNMTIAIGRINRTGGDSTRCSGCGANLSEYGRVDFCPECGAQTGASGDSETRVYDP; this is encoded by the coding sequence ATGGGTAACCTTGAGGACAGAAATATCAAAAATCGAATTCAGCGGTCTGTAGAGCCCCATTTTTCCGATATGGACCATGTACAGCAGCAGTGGTTTCTTCAACAAGAGGATGATTCGTCGGTTTCCAGAGCAGATCCTGTTCGTCTCGTGGTTGAAGATATCTACAGTGTTCCCGGAATCGGAACTATCGCGTCTGTAGAAATCCACAACGGGACTGTCTCTGTAGGCGATGAAGTCGTCTTCCAACCATCAGATGCCAACGGTAAAATCAAAAGTGTAAATGAACATTCGGATAAGATTCCCGAGAACATACCTTTCGACAACACGCTCGTCGGCATACGCGGATTAAGAAAAGAGGAATTCAACTGCGGGGATGTCGGTGGCCCCGCTGATAGTCCCCCCAGCGTCGTCAAGAGATTTCAGGCCCAGATTGCCGTGAAGCAGCATCCGTCTGTGCTCACAGAAGGGTACACTCCAGACTTCCAGATTCACACGTCACGGACCGCCTGTGCTATCGAGTCGATCGACTGGAAGCTCGATCCGTCAAGCGGCGATATACGTGATGCAGGCGTAGACGATCCGGACTACATTCAAGCCGGAGATTCCGCATTAGTCACGGTTCGGCCACAACGCCCTATCAGTGTTGAGACAGCGACAACGGTTCCTGAACTGGGTGTCTTCACAGTACATGATATGAATATGACCATCGCGATTGGACGTATAAACAGAACCGGTGGTGATAGTACGCGCTGCTCAGGGTGTGGCGCGAATCTGTCCGAATACGGTCGTGTGGATTTCTGCCCAGAGTGCGGGGCTCAAACGGGGGCAAGTGGAGACTCCGAGACCCGGGTGTACGACCCGTAG
- a CDS encoding cobalamin transport operon protein: MQRWKQYGGLAALFVAFLAAGYWGFTATGGALPWAKRSAQALQRGVQEGGGSLIDFGRGIVVAGPIRKGGMMLEFGALVLVLVVLGIGLYVYVDRYGGFEDGERPAQ; this comes from the coding sequence ATGCAGCGCTGGAAGCAGTACGGTGGTCTTGCTGCCCTCTTCGTTGCCTTTCTCGCCGCTGGGTACTGGGGCTTCACCGCAACCGGCGGTGCCCTGCCGTGGGCCAAACGCTCCGCACAGGCGCTCCAGCGCGGTGTGCAGGAGGGTGGCGGTTCGCTTATCGACTTCGGCCGCGGTATCGTGGTGGCCGGCCCCATTCGGAAGGGCGGAATGATGCTCGAATTCGGCGCGCTCGTCCTCGTACTGGTTGTCCTCGGTATCGGACTGTACGTCTACGTCGACCGCTACGGTGGCTTCGAGGACGGAGAACGCCCAGCTCAGTAA
- a CDS encoding helix-turn-helix transcriptional regulator — protein sequence MTASDRAQWIVVACTDCREHWLLENSERTVTAECPRCGRTHLRRKLQPLATAATDQEAADKRAELLMQTARSTGGATDEPVAMESFASARDRVEALSLAEQSAETARATGDAPTLDIPKVGHEEWNEAVWADLAAQGGLLEPTRAEQVQEALVEDGPFAFNTVATDIDEDTTLPDPDWPRDEGSLTPIFPGDDTALNDIELKIGPKMSQWGPTLVEKLLEPAADALRDRLRRDDELPSRRDVSAVATWLVRVAGVSAFDETWAHQFAEFALDRPDESQYDDMADAEEVRTRAAVEAQQRARRETLTQVAVPGGTPSGSVEQVVRGPIAALTILDDLLDISIRFDAAAWAAADTRTGQRSIDLLHALARTSTVKIVVSSRGLAEQLAAYDITADLTEPFEATPPTQAEATQSRSQQEKARDRLDAIDNWQNGYGRVLLALPDDRAMRQQELLETVVNLSSSGVSRALSTLERASLVRKESDANYNVVSLTSLGEVARAHIDSKDGSLRDPPPQSTFDVDFTGQHTRTKVSDCDEQWLRLTVYFTSMTK from the coding sequence ATGACCGCTTCGGACCGCGCGCAGTGGATCGTCGTCGCCTGCACGGACTGTCGCGAACACTGGCTGCTTGAGAACAGCGAGCGCACCGTCACTGCGGAGTGTCCTCGCTGCGGGCGTACACACCTCCGTCGGAAGCTGCAGCCACTCGCAACGGCGGCGACGGACCAGGAGGCCGCCGACAAGCGTGCTGAACTTCTGATGCAGACTGCCCGCTCGACGGGCGGCGCGACCGACGAGCCCGTCGCGATGGAGTCGTTCGCCTCGGCACGCGACCGCGTCGAGGCACTCTCGCTCGCCGAGCAGAGCGCAGAGACTGCCCGAGCGACCGGCGACGCCCCGACGCTCGATATTCCGAAGGTTGGCCACGAGGAGTGGAATGAGGCGGTGTGGGCCGACCTCGCGGCACAGGGCGGGCTTCTCGAACCAACCCGTGCCGAGCAGGTGCAAGAGGCGCTCGTTGAGGACGGGCCGTTCGCGTTCAACACGGTCGCGACAGATATCGACGAAGACACCACGCTTCCCGACCCCGACTGGCCGCGCGACGAGGGGTCACTCACTCCGATTTTCCCCGGCGACGACACCGCGCTGAACGATATCGAGCTCAAGATCGGGCCGAAGATGTCGCAGTGGGGGCCGACGCTCGTCGAGAAGCTGCTCGAACCCGCAGCCGACGCGCTTCGCGACCGCCTCCGTCGTGATGACGAGTTGCCGTCCCGGCGCGACGTGTCGGCGGTCGCGACGTGGCTGGTCCGCGTCGCCGGCGTCTCCGCGTTCGACGAGACGTGGGCGCACCAGTTCGCGGAGTTTGCGCTCGACCGGCCTGACGAGTCGCAGTACGACGACATGGCCGACGCCGAAGAGGTCCGAACGCGCGCGGCCGTCGAAGCGCAGCAGCGGGCGCGCCGTGAGACGCTGACGCAGGTCGCTGTGCCGGGCGGGACACCGTCGGGGTCGGTCGAGCAGGTCGTGCGGGGGCCGATTGCGGCGCTCACCATCCTCGACGACCTCCTCGACATCTCGATTCGCTTCGACGCTGCCGCGTGGGCCGCCGCCGACACACGGACCGGGCAGCGGTCCATCGACCTTCTCCACGCGCTTGCACGCACGTCGACGGTGAAGATCGTCGTGTCGTCGCGCGGGCTCGCCGAGCAGTTGGCGGCGTACGACATCACGGCCGACCTGACTGAGCCGTTCGAGGCGACCCCCCCTACTCAGGCCGAGGCCACACAATCGCGAAGCCAACAGGAGAAAGCTCGCGACCGCCTGGATGCCATCGACAACTGGCAGAACGGCTACGGTCGCGTGCTGCTCGCGCTTCCGGACGACCGCGCGATGCGCCAACAGGAGCTGCTGGAGACGGTCGTCAACCTCAGCAGTTCCGGCGTCTCACGCGCGCTCAGTACGCTCGAACGCGCTTCGCTCGTTCGCAAGGAGTCGGACGCCAACTACAACGTGGTGTCGCTCACGTCGCTCGGTGAGGTTGCACGCGCACACATCGACAGCAAGGATGGGAGCCTCCGTGACCCCCCCCCCCAGTCGACCTTCGATGTGGACTTTACTGGACAACATACCCGCACCAAGGTCTCCGATTGCGACGAACAATGGCTCAGACTTACCGTGTACTTCACGTCGATGACGAAGTAG
- a CDS encoding WDGH domain-containing protein yields the protein MRSEVSPDETSHDNSEQTNPHEQMDAVYRDRNLLACAFAELAPMGGWTPAPDYDPEEWAIVHASTPTGQVSWHVPREMAASLVTRDDDYEWDGHSRDVKNDRLASWAEEGCWY from the coding sequence GTGAGGAGTGAGGTGTCCCCCGACGAGACATCCCACGACAACAGCGAGCAGACAAACCCACACGAGCAGATGGACGCGGTCTATCGCGACCGTAATCTGCTCGCCTGTGCGTTCGCTGAACTCGCACCGATGGGCGGCTGGACGCCCGCACCGGACTACGACCCCGAGGAGTGGGCCATCGTCCACGCCTCAACGCCGACGGGACAGGTGTCGTGGCACGTTCCGCGCGAGATGGCGGCATCGCTGGTGACGCGTGACGACGACTACGAGTGGGATGGCCACAGCCGCGACGTGAAGAACGACCGACTGGCGTCATGGGCGGAGGAGGGGTGTTGGTACTGA
- a CDS encoding DUF3307 domain-containing protein gives MSDHTTLYALAGHAAGDFPLQPDGMAAQKLEDASVRATHVSIYTTALIPFALACDWSSRQRAVFFVALWGSHFAIDSRRWHDSAPIWFDQAFHIIALAASVLLSEVTDDEQ, from the coding sequence GTGAGCGACCACACGACGCTGTACGCGCTCGCCGGCCATGCAGCAGGGGACTTCCCGCTACAGCCCGACGGGATGGCGGCCCAGAAGCTGGAGGATGCGTCTGTCCGCGCGACGCATGTCTCGATTTACACGACAGCGCTGATTCCATTCGCGCTCGCGTGCGACTGGTCCAGCCGCCAGCGAGCGGTCTTCTTCGTTGCACTCTGGGGCAGTCACTTCGCGATTGACTCACGGCGCTGGCATGACAGCGCCCCAATCTGGTTCGACCAAGCGTTCCACATCATCGCGCTCGCTGCGAGCGTGCTCCTCTCTGAGGTGACCGACGATGAGCAGTGA
- a CDS encoding response regulator: MAQTYRVLHVDDEVEFLDLIEAYMYSVAPDIVYETTNDPHEALARVKSDDDSIEALVTDFDMPEMNGLELLQAVRELDERLPVLLYTGLGSEEVAAEAISTGVTDYIQKDHGKSHVQVLSNTLRNAIDRAEAEELAELRLAALEAVREGIAVFSPDGELVYANPAHQRLYGYTLEEAVGTSWTDFHPDSDVNTIRAEVLPAVELSGEWHGSGTGLRADDTEFPESKSISEMPNGGFAVVVIDADQESDASV; encoded by the coding sequence ATGGCTCAGACTTACCGTGTACTTCACGTCGATGACGAAGTAGAGTTTCTCGATCTAATCGAGGCGTATATGTACAGTGTAGCACCGGATATCGTTTACGAAACCACGAACGACCCACACGAGGCACTTGCTCGAGTCAAATCGGACGACGATAGCATCGAGGCGCTCGTCACTGACTTCGATATGCCCGAGATGAACGGGCTCGAATTACTGCAAGCCGTCCGAGAACTGGACGAGCGACTGCCGGTACTCCTCTACACCGGGCTTGGGAGCGAAGAGGTGGCCGCCGAAGCAATCAGTACCGGCGTCACCGACTACATCCAGAAGGACCACGGTAAATCTCACGTGCAGGTGCTGTCGAACACCCTGCGGAACGCTATCGACCGGGCCGAGGCCGAGGAACTCGCGGAGCTTCGACTTGCCGCGTTAGAGGCTGTGCGAGAGGGTATCGCAGTGTTTTCGCCCGACGGCGAGTTAGTGTATGCGAATCCAGCCCACCAGCGCCTGTACGGATACACGCTGGAGGAGGCAGTGGGAACATCGTGGACGGATTTTCACCCAGACAGCGACGTAAATACGATTCGTGCAGAAGTGTTGCCCGCAGTAGAGCTATCCGGTGAGTGGCACGGAAGTGGCACGGGGCTCCGAGCAGACGACACCGAGTTTCCGGAGTCGAAATCGATCTCGGAAATGCCAAACGGCGGGTTTGCTGTCGTCGTTATCGACGCCGATCAAGAGTCTGACGCATCTGTGTGA
- a CDS encoding energy-coupling factor transporter transmembrane component T family protein — translation MTTLSNHVPDPRLITAFAERRDGPLHRVNPWTKVGVVGALVLAVTVFDRLALLAGLYGAVLFVYGLAGLPYRRLAGWYTLPMLFIVSVAGPLAFLEPGTPIGGALSTPLGELSVTWAGLVLFGELTCRSLTVVTFTLTASMTTKYTDVAYMLGRLLPRPIDQIALLTYRFTFVMIETLEDLVKAALSRGANFSEFWANKRLYARILGMTMLSAIEQSERLVKSMEARGYNGDITLYGDVSRPPTHELFIVVGSYVAVVGYAAVAVYGVRL, via the coding sequence GTGACAACACTCTCGAACCACGTTCCCGATCCGCGGCTCATCACGGCGTTCGCCGAACGGCGAGACGGACCGTTACACCGCGTCAATCCATGGACGAAGGTCGGTGTCGTCGGTGCACTCGTCCTCGCCGTCACGGTGTTCGACCGCCTTGCGCTCTTGGCCGGACTATACGGAGCCGTACTATTTGTCTATGGACTCGCGGGACTGCCATACCGACGACTCGCTGGGTGGTACACGCTCCCGATGCTGTTCATCGTCTCGGTTGCCGGGCCGCTGGCGTTTCTCGAACCGGGGACGCCGATCGGTGGCGCGCTCTCGACACCGCTCGGTGAACTTTCTGTCACGTGGGCAGGGCTCGTGCTCTTCGGGGAACTCACCTGTCGGTCACTCACGGTCGTCACGTTCACGCTGACGGCCTCAATGACGACCAAATACACGGACGTCGCCTACATGCTCGGCCGGTTGCTCCCACGACCGATTGACCAGATCGCGCTGCTCACCTATCGGTTCACATTCGTCATGATCGAGACGCTTGAAGACCTGGTGAAAGCCGCACTCTCCCGAGGTGCGAACTTCTCAGAGTTCTGGGCGAACAAACGGCTGTACGCCAGAATCCTTGGCATGACGATGTTGTCGGCAATCGAGCAGTCAGAACGGCTCGTCAAGTCGATGGAAGCCCGTGGCTACAACGGCGACATCACGCTGTACGGCGACGTCTCGCGGCCACCGACCCACGAACTATTCATCGTGGTGGGTTCGTACGTTGCCGTCGTCGGCTACGCAGCGGTCGCAGTCTACGGGGTGAGACTGTGA
- the sufB gene encoding Fe-S cluster assembly protein SufB, whose amino-acid sequence MSSEQDHLQDTDTEARFEFKKEEKSAFEAEKGLTEETIRLISEDKNEPEWMLERRLRALKQFQEMPMPTDWPGQPDLSEVDIDEIVPYIRPDIETRGGAENWEDLPEEIQDTFDKLGIPEAEKNALSGVGAQYESEIVYQNMQEQWEEQGVIFCDMDKAVQEHEEIVKEYFMTKAVPPSDNKFAALHGAIWSGGSFVYVPEDTNVDMPVQAYFRMNSEGMGQFEHTLIVAEENSEVHYIEGCSAPKYSAFNLHSGGVEVFVKENAHVQYSTVQNWSKNTYNLNTKRAIAEKDATMEWVSGSMGSKATMLYPSTILKGPGATDNHITIAMAGEGQNIDTGAKVYHNAPDTKSTIESKSISKDGGRTNYRGLVHIADGAENSSTSVECDALMFDNESTSDTMPYMEIQESKVDVAHEATVGKIGDEDVFYLESRGLDDDDAKQMIVAGFIEPLTEELPIEYAVEMNRLIELEMEGSLG is encoded by the coding sequence ATGAGTTCAGAACAAGACCATCTCCAGGACACCGATACCGAAGCTCGCTTCGAATTCAAGAAAGAGGAGAAGTCGGCATTCGAGGCTGAGAAGGGGCTGACCGAGGAGACCATCCGCCTGATCTCGGAAGACAAGAACGAGCCCGAGTGGATGCTTGAACGCCGTCTTCGTGCACTCAAGCAGTTTCAGGAGATGCCGATGCCAACCGACTGGCCCGGTCAGCCTGACCTCTCGGAAGTCGACATCGACGAAATTGTCCCCTACATTCGCCCGGACATCGAGACGCGCGGCGGTGCCGAGAACTGGGAAGACCTTCCCGAGGAGATTCAGGATACCTTCGACAAACTTGGCATTCCTGAAGCGGAGAAGAACGCCCTCTCGGGCGTCGGTGCCCAGTACGAGTCCGAGATTGTGTACCAGAACATGCAGGAGCAGTGGGAGGAACAGGGCGTCATCTTCTGTGACATGGACAAGGCCGTTCAGGAGCACGAAGAGATCGTCAAGGAGTACTTCATGACCAAGGCCGTCCCGCCCAGCGACAACAAGTTCGCCGCGCTCCACGGCGCAATCTGGTCGGGCGGCTCGTTCGTATACGTCCCCGAGGACACGAACGTCGACATGCCCGTCCAGGCGTACTTCCGCATGAACTCCGAGGGGATGGGCCAGTTCGAACACACGCTCATCGTCGCCGAGGAGAACTCCGAAGTGCACTACATCGAGGGCTGTTCCGCGCCGAAGTACTCGGCGTTCAATCTGCACAGCGGTGGCGTTGAAGTGTTTGTCAAAGAAAACGCTCACGTCCAGTACTCGACGGTGCAGAACTGGTCGAAAAACACCTACAACCTCAACACCAAGCGCGCCATCGCAGAAAAGGACGCCACGATGGAGTGGGTGTCGGGGTCGATGGGGTCGAAAGCCACGATGCTGTACCCGTCAACCATTCTCAAGGGCCCCGGCGCGACGGACAACCACATCACCATCGCCATGGCTGGCGAAGGACAGAACATCGACACCGGCGCGAAGGTCTACCACAACGCGCCTGACACCAAGTCGACTATCGAGTCGAAGTCCATCTCGAAAGACGGCGGCCGCACAAACTACCGCGGCCTCGTCCACATCGCCGACGGCGCCGAGAACTCCTCGACCAGCGTGGAGTGCGACGCGCTGATGTTCGACAACGAGTCGACCAGCGACACGATGCCGTACATGGAGATTCAGGAGAGCAAGGTCGACGTCGCCCACGAGGCGACGGTCGGGAAGATCGGCGATGAGGACGTCTTCTACCTCGAATCACGTGGGCTGGACGACGACGACGCAAAGCAGATGATCGTCGCCGGCTTCATCGAGCCGCTGACAGAGGAATTGCCCATCGAGTACGCAGTCGAAATGAACCGACTCATCGAACTGGAGATGGAGGGGAGCCTCGGGTAG
- a CDS encoding energy-coupling factor ABC transporter permease: MAHIHLGEGSFPLWALVLWTLLGAGLISAVIYRVRKGGIKTHQIALAGIGAAASFAIFQLNIPVWGGIHMNLTGLVGILAGPLLGALIALVVNIFSAALGHGAVGLLGANTLVNASEAIVAYYAFKTLVRMDWDVFPAGASAATLGLSAGAFLMGAIIVISGVNGSALPRGDLTIAVAGLVGLNLGVAVIEGILTGFIVQFLASVRPDLVGLADRDTQEEPTGVTA; the protein is encoded by the coding sequence ATGGCACACATTCACCTCGGAGAAGGCTCGTTCCCGCTATGGGCACTGGTACTCTGGACGCTGCTTGGCGCCGGACTGATCAGTGCCGTCATCTACCGAGTCCGGAAGGGCGGCATCAAGACACACCAGATAGCGCTCGCCGGCATCGGTGCGGCCGCGAGCTTCGCGATCTTCCAATTAAATATCCCCGTCTGGGGCGGTATCCACATGAACCTCACCGGGCTCGTGGGGATTCTTGCTGGGCCGCTGCTTGGAGCGCTCATCGCACTGGTCGTGAACATCTTCTCGGCAGCACTCGGCCACGGTGCAGTCGGCCTCCTCGGCGCGAACACGCTCGTCAACGCGAGCGAAGCTATCGTCGCCTACTACGCGTTCAAGACCCTGGTGAGGATGGACTGGGACGTCTTCCCCGCCGGCGCCAGTGCCGCAACGCTCGGCCTTTCCGCAGGCGCGTTCCTGATGGGAGCGATCATCGTCATCAGCGGCGTGAACGGAAGCGCGCTCCCCCGTGGTGATCTGACGATTGCCGTCGCTGGGCTCGTTGGTCTCAACCTCGGCGTCGCAGTCATCGAGGGTATCCTGACGGGCTTCATCGTTCAGTTCCTCGCGTCCGTCCGCCCCGACCTCGTCGGCCTCGCCGACCGTGACACCCAGGAGGAGCCGACCGGGGTGACGGCCTGA